In the genome of Planctomyces sp. SH-PL62, the window GCTCGCCGGCTGCGAGCGGCTCTGGGAGATGGCCTCGGCGGCGGGGCCGGCCGACGCCCCGAGGGCCCGGTTCGCGATCGAGTACCTGCTCGCGCATCACCCCGACGTCGCCCTTGAGAAGACCGAAAGGCCCGTCGATCCGGGCGCGGAGATTCCCGCCGAGTTCCTCACGTTCGCGAGGGTCGAGCCGCTGTTCCACGAGAGCCGCAAGCCCCTGCGCGACCTCGCGCTGGAGCTGTCGCGGTGGGAGTTCGCCCGCTGGGCCCCCCCGCCCGAGGCCCTGTTGAGGCTGGCCGAGAGCCCCCACGCGGACGTCCGCCGATTCGTCGAGGGGGCGTTGCTGGCCGACGACTCCCCCGAGAATCGGCGCCGCCGGATCGACCCGGAGGGCCTGAGCCCCGCCGCCGCGTACGCCTTCTGCGAGTCGGCCGACGCCTCGACGCGCGACCTCGGGATGCGGCTCCTCGACCGCTCCCCGCGGCTGAGGCGTCCCGAGGAGCTGTTCCGCCTGACCGACAGCCCCGACCGCCGGATGCGGGCGTTCGTGATCCGGACCCTGTGGTCGCTGTATCGCGATCGAGGGATCACGGCCGACTGGAAGCCCGCCGCCCCGCCGGCGCCGACGGTCGGCGCCGGGACGAGGAAGGCCGCGGCGATCGCGGCGCAGGATCGCGGCCCCGGCGTCCCGGCCCGCCCCGACGGCCTTCCGACCGGCCCCCGGGGGATGTGGGAGCTGCTCCGGAGATCGCTGTTCGAGATCCCCCCGCCGAGGCCCGAGAAGCGCGAGGGGGGCGGGGCCCCGGAGAAGGCCTCGCCCCTGCCCGCGCGGCAAGCCAAGCTCGCGCTGATCGAGGTGATGCGCGACCTGGCCGTCGAGGACGTCGCATTCGCCCGGGGCGCGACGCCGCTCCTGGAGGAGTTCCTCCCCTCGCGCGGGCCGAGCGAACGGGCCGCCTGCCTGGTGGCCGTGACCCGCATCCGACACGCCTGGCCCGAACTCCGCCGAGGGGTCGAGGGGGCGCCCTCGTGAGCACGACGATCGACTACTCCATCCCGTTCCGCGGCGACCTGAAGGCGCTCGTCGGCGTCGGCTCGTCGGCCGCCTTCGTGACCTCCCACCCCGAGGGCCGACCGACCGGTCTGCACCGGGTCCACCTGGGGGACGACCGCCCCCGATCCGAGAGCGAAGACCTCCCCGGCGGGCTCGCGATCGTCGCCGACGGCGAGACGCTCTGGATCGCCGGGAGCGACGGCCGGATCCATCACGCCCCGCCCGGCGGCCGTCCCCAACCCATCGGACCGAAGTTCGACGAACCGCCGAGGTCCCTGGCCCTGCTCTCCGACGACCGCCTCGGAGTGCTGTCGGGCCGCGAGGTGAAGATCCTGTCGCGGAAGGACGGCAAGCTCGCGCAGACGCTCGAACTCCCCGAGCCCGGCTCGGTCCTGGCGAGCGATCCGTCGGGCCGCTGGCTGGCGGTCGGTACGACCGGCGGACTCGTCGCGATCTTCGAGGCCGAGACGACCCCCGAGTTCGTCGCGGGAGACGCCGCGCGGCTGCACGAAGGGGAGGTGACGGCGATCCTCTTCGAGCGCGACGACCTGCGGTTCTTCTCGGCCGGGGCCGACCTGAAACTCCTCTCGACCCACGCGCGAGGGAAGCTGGAGCCCGAGGACAAGGGACGGGCCAACAACCACGCCGACCGCGTCACGGCCATGATCTGGGGCCCCGGGGACCGCCTGCTCACCGGCGGCCTCGACGCCGTGGTGAAGTCGTGGCCCCGCGTGGGGGGGGTCAAGCCGGCGACCCAGAAGGAGGGGGTCGCCCGCGTCGTCGGGCTCGCCCTGGTCCAGCGGCACGACCGCGACCACCTGGTCGTCGCGGGCGAGGACCAGACCATCTGCACGTTCGCGATCGACGCGGCCGGTAAGCCCGCGGCGCTGCTGCTCCGGGGCTGCGACGCGATGGCCGCGACGAAGGCCGACCTCGCGGGCGACGACCCCCGCGCCCGCGAAGCCGCGATCCGCCGACTGGCCGAATTCGACGATGCGGCGTCGCTCGACCTTCTGGCCGATCAGGCCGGGGTCGACCCCGACCACGGGCTTCGACTCCTCGCCGCTCGGTCGCTCGGCCAGTCCGACAATCCCAGGGCGGCGGCGCGGCTGGAGGGCCTGTTCGCCCACGCCGAGGCGGCCGTCCGCTCGGCCGCGTTCGAGGGCCTGCGGCGGATCCGGGGTCGGGCCGACCTCCACGTTTTGGACCTCGCCCTCAAGGCCGAGAAGCCCGAGATCGGCAAGCTCGCCGTCGAGGCGCTCGAGGCGCTGGCGCCAGGGGACGATCGGGCGACGGACCGCCTGTCCAGGGCCCTCGCGGCCAAGACGCCCGAGGTCCGGCTGGCGGCGCTCGTCGCGCTGGAATCGGCCTACCCGGCCGGATCGCCCGAGGCGAACCTGGCCGCCATGGGGACGACCCACCCCGACGTCAGGAGGGCCGCGCTCCTGCGGCTTTCCGCCCGGGGGCTGCTGGGCGACCCCGCCGCGCAAGCGGCCCTCCGACGCCGGGCCGAAGACCCCGACGCCGAGGTCCGTCGGGTCGCCTTCCTGCTCTCGCTCCAGACCCGCCCCGCCCTGCTCCAGGCCCTCCGGTCCCGCGACCCCGAGCTGCAACGCCAGCTCGCCGACCTGGAAGGAAGCGATGAGGGGCCGACGCCCGAGCCCGCGAAGAAGGCGCGGAAGGGCCGGGGCGAGGCGTCCACGAAGGCCGAAACGCTGACGGACGACGACCTCGCGCCGCTGCTCCAGGCCGCCGCCGCCCGCGCCGTCGACACCAGCCTCCGGGGTGCCCGAGGGCTGGCCGTCCTGGGGGACGCCCGGGCGTTCGGCCTCCTCCTGCAACTGAGCCGCGAGGAGGACGAGAAGGCCCGCGTCGAGGCCTGCCGCGCCCTGGCCGCGCTGGACGATCCCCGAGGTGCCGAGCGGCTGAGGTCGCTGCTCCACGACCCCGGCCTGAACGTCCGCGACGCGGCCTTCACCGCCCTGGCCCGCCTGCACGAGTCCGAGCCCCTGAAGGCGGCCGAGGCGGGCCTGAACGCCCCCTCGGAGAACGTCCGCCAGAGGGGGCTGCAACTGCTCGTCGCCGAGGCGCGCAAGGCCCCGCCCGGCAAGCTGGAAGAGCGTCCCGCGGCCATGCTGGCCGACGCCCTGAACGACTCGATCGCGACCGTCCGCTCCGAGGCGTTCAAGGCCGCGTTGAACCTGAACGTCGGCGGGGGAGGCGCGGCCACCCTGCGGTTCGTCATGAAGAGCCGGCACGCCGACGTCCGCCGCGAGGCGATGACCGAGACGATGGCGAACGTGGCCGGGCCGGGGGGCTGGGACGTCCTGTTCGAGTTCCTGGACGACCCCGACCCCGGCCTCCGCGCCGAGGCGTACGCGTTCGCGGCGAAGAAGACGAAGGGGCTGGAGACGCTCGACGCGGCCCTCGGCTCGCGCTATCCCGACCTGCGGAAGTCGGCCGTCGACGGCCTGATCAAGAAGCGCACGGCCGCCGCGCAGAAGCTCCTCGCCCGCGCCCTGGACGACGCGGACGGCGACGTACGGCTCGCCGCGCTGGAGGCGCTCGTCGGGGCCGACGCCCGGCCGGTGCTGAGGACGGCGGTCGAGAGCCCGCACGCCGACGTCCGGCTCCGCGCGGCCCTCGCGCTGGCGCGGCACGGCGACCCGGCCGCGCTCGCCCCGCTGCTCGCCCTGGCCACCGCTCCCGAGCCCGCGGAGGAGGAGCGGAAAAAGGACTGGGCGAGCCTCGCGGAGTCGGCCCTGATCGGCCTCGGTCGGCTGGGAGACGCCGCCGCGCTCCCGGACCTCATCCCCCTGATCGACGGCCCGATCGCACCGATCCGACGGGCCGCGGCGAGGGCCCTGGCCTGGCTCGCGCCGCCGGACCGGCCCGCCCCGCTCCACGACGCGCTGAGGCACCACGACCCGGTCGTCCGCGACCTCGCGGCGCTCGGCCTGGCGATCCTCGGCGACGCCTCGGCCGGGCCGCTCGTCTTCTCCGACGCCGCGAAGTCGCTCGAACCCTGGGAGAAGCTCGCGGCGGCCCTGGCGCTCTCGGGCGCGGCGGCCGGCGACGGGCATCTCGTCGCCGCGCTCGACGACCCGGACGAGACGGCGCGGGCGAGGGCGTTCCTGCTTCTCCTGATGAGGGAATGGAAGGAGCCCCGCGAGGATTCGACGCTCATGCTGGCGGCCCTGGCGGCCCGGGAGGCCCGGACGCGGCTCGCGGCGGCCGAGGCGCTGGAGGCGACGGCCGGCCCGTCGGGGCTCGCCGCGTTCCTGGCGAAGACGTTCAACGACCGCGGCGAGAAGCCCGCCTGGACGATCGCCGAGGGGGTCGTGGACGACCTGGCCGAGCTGCTCGTCCACGCCGCCCCCGGCCTCCGCGCCCGCTCCTCGGAGCTGCTCCGGGAGCTTGAGAACGAGGAGCAAGCCGGGTGGGACCAGGCCTGGGCGATCCACTCGGAGCGCTACTCCGCCGAGATCGCCGCGCTGCGCCGGGCCGCGGAGTCGCGACGGCCCCCCCGCCCCGCCTCCGCGCCCGAACGTCTCCGCGAGCTGGCCTTCGGCGCCTACGTCGGGCTGGTCCGGGAGCGAGGAAGTTCTCGCAAGAAGGGCGCCGAGCCGGCCGTCGCACGGGTGAGGCGGACGGCGCTCGGGCGGCTCGTGAACCTGGCGAAGGCCGACCCCGCGGTCGCCTCGGCGGCCCTCCCGGTGCTCGTGCAGGTCCTGGGAGACCCGAACGCGGCGATCCGCCTCCCGGCCTTCGAGAGCCTGCCGGAGCTGGGCCTGGACCCGACGGCCCTCGCGGCCGAGGCGCTGGGGACCGGCCACCTCGACCTGGGCGTGAAGGCCCTGGAGATCCTCGCCTCGGGAGGGTCGGCGGCGGAGGGGCGTCGCGTGCTCGACGAGGCGATGCTCACGCGCCGGGACGACCTGGCGATCGAGGCGGCCCGGCTGCTGATGGCGAACGAAGGGGTCGCGGCCGTCGCGGGCCGGGCGCTGGAGGGCTCCCACGAGCCGCTCCGACGGGCCGCCGTCGCCTGGCTGGCCGACGAGTCCGACAAGAACGAGAAGGCCCGCGAAGCTCTCCGGCGGGCGCTCGGCTCGCGCCACCCGTCGGTCCGCGAGGCCGCGGCGATGGCGTTGTCCACCCGGAAGGATGCGACGGCCTTCGACGCCCTGGTCGAAGGGCTCAGGGCCGCGACCGAGCCCGCCGCCGCGCGTCGCTTCATCGCCGCCCTGACGGTCCTGGGCGACCCCCGCGCCGCCTCGGTCTTCCTCGACCGCGTGGAGGACGACCCCTCGGGGACCGCCCCGACCGAGGAACTCATCCGAGCCGTCGGCGACCTCGGCCGACCGGAAATCGTCGACCGGCTCTTCGCCCTCTGGGACCGGGAGCCGAAGCGAGGCGCGGCGATCCGGCAGGCCCTCCTTTCGATCAGCGGCCATGACCAGGCGATCGAGGACCCCGAGGAGGATGCGCCCGATCGGCGGTGGGAGGAGACGCAGCGCCCGCGTCGCGACGACGTGCTGGCCCGCCTCCTCGCCCGACTCGCCGCGCCGGGCGAGAAGGGCGCCGCCGCGTTCCTCCCCGCGGCCCGATGGTCGCGTTCGAGCGCGGTCGATCCGGTCCTGTCCGGCCTGGTCGCGCATCCGGACGAGGCGACCCGGCGCGGGGCGATCGAGGCGATCGGCTGGAGGCTCCGCAAGCGCACCGGCGACCCGACCGCGCTCGTCAAGGCGCTGGCCTCGCGGGACCCGGTCTCGCAGCTGCTGGCGGCCGAGGGCCTGGCCCGGATCGGCCGACCGGACGGGCTCTCCGCGCTCCTGGCGAGCGTGGAGCTGGTCTCCGACCTGGGCCTCCGCCGTCGGGCCGTCCTGGCGCTCGGCGAGCTCGGGGACGAGCGGGCCGCGGAGCTGCTCATCAAGCTCGCCTCCGACGACGCCCACGCCCTCAACGAGGTCGCCGCCGAGGCGATCGGCCACCTCGGTCGATCGAAGCACGCCGAGGTCGTCTGGCGGTTGCTGGAGCGACTCGCGCGGGGGTACGGCGGGGTGGCCTTCCAGGCGAACAGGGGCCTCCGCTGGCTCGACACGGCCGCGGGGTGGGCGCTGCTGCGCGGCCGCGCGGCCGATCCGGCGGCCCCGAACCGCTGGGCGGCCATCGAACAACTGGCCTACAACGACGACCCGGCCACCCGCGAGCTGCTCCTCCGGCTCGTCCGCGAGGATCTCACGCATGGGGAATCGGCGTACGACGCGGCCCGCCGGCTCGCCGGCCCCGACGCCCTGGAGCCCGACGAGGCCCTGATCCAGAACCCGGAACTCTCCTTTCTCGACGTGTTCAAGAAGGCCCTGGAGCGCGTCTGCGAGCGGTCCTCGCCCGCGACGATCTTCGCCATCCTCCCCCGCTGCGAGGATCAAGACGCCCGCAAGGACCTGAGCCGGGCGGTCCTGTCGAGGAAGGAACTTCCGGTCGCCGAGGCGCGGAAGGCGATCGACGACCGAGACCCGATCGTCTCGGGCCTCGCGGCGCACGTCCTGGGGAGGGCCGGCGAGTCGGCCCGCGACGCGGCGTCGGCGATCGATTCGGCCCTCGCCCGCTGGTGGAAAGCCTGGCTCGAACGCCGGAAGGCCGCCTGGCGCGGGATCGACCCCGACGACGACGACTCGCCCGACCGGCCGATCGTCGATTGCCTGGGCCTGGTCGCCTGGGCGGCCGGACGATTGGGGGTCGGGATCGAGACCCTGACTTCGATGGCGAAGGCCCCCGGCGCCGACCTCGACGCGGCCGACCTGCGGCGATCGGCGATCGAGGCCCTGGCGGCGTCGCCCGCGAGGAAGGGGGCGGTCGACGCCCTGGAGGGGGCCGCCGAGACCTCGACCCCCGAGCTTCGGGCCCTGGCGGCCCAGGCCGTGGCCGAGGACGCGCCCGAGAAGATCGCGTCCCTGGCCGAGAAGCTCCTGGCCGACGGCTCGGCCTTCGGACGAATCGCCCGCGACGCGGGCCCTCGCCTCTCCGAACTCCTCCGCCGGGCCGCCCGGCAGGGGCGCTATCAGGGGGTGGCCCTGCCGCACCTGATCGCCGGCCGGGACCTGGAGGGCCTCACCGCCGTGGCCGG includes:
- a CDS encoding HEAT repeat domain-containing protein; translation: MSTTIDYSIPFRGDLKALVGVGSSAAFVTSHPEGRPTGLHRVHLGDDRPRSESEDLPGGLAIVADGETLWIAGSDGRIHHAPPGGRPQPIGPKFDEPPRSLALLSDDRLGVLSGREVKILSRKDGKLAQTLELPEPGSVLASDPSGRWLAVGTTGGLVAIFEAETTPEFVAGDAARLHEGEVTAILFERDDLRFFSAGADLKLLSTHARGKLEPEDKGRANNHADRVTAMIWGPGDRLLTGGLDAVVKSWPRVGGVKPATQKEGVARVVGLALVQRHDRDHLVVAGEDQTICTFAIDAAGKPAALLLRGCDAMAATKADLAGDDPRAREAAIRRLAEFDDAASLDLLADQAGVDPDHGLRLLAARSLGQSDNPRAAARLEGLFAHAEAAVRSAAFEGLRRIRGRADLHVLDLALKAEKPEIGKLAVEALEALAPGDDRATDRLSRALAAKTPEVRLAALVALESAYPAGSPEANLAAMGTTHPDVRRAALLRLSARGLLGDPAAQAALRRRAEDPDAEVRRVAFLLSLQTRPALLQALRSRDPELQRQLADLEGSDEGPTPEPAKKARKGRGEASTKAETLTDDDLAPLLQAAAARAVDTSLRGARGLAVLGDARAFGLLLQLSREEDEKARVEACRALAALDDPRGAERLRSLLHDPGLNVRDAAFTALARLHESEPLKAAEAGLNAPSENVRQRGLQLLVAEARKAPPGKLEERPAAMLADALNDSIATVRSEAFKAALNLNVGGGGAATLRFVMKSRHADVRREAMTETMANVAGPGGWDVLFEFLDDPDPGLRAEAYAFAAKKTKGLETLDAALGSRYPDLRKSAVDGLIKKRTAAAQKLLARALDDADGDVRLAALEALVGADARPVLRTAVESPHADVRLRAALALARHGDPAALAPLLALATAPEPAEEERKKDWASLAESALIGLGRLGDAAALPDLIPLIDGPIAPIRRAAARALAWLAPPDRPAPLHDALRHHDPVVRDLAALGLAILGDASAGPLVFSDAAKSLEPWEKLAAALALSGAAAGDGHLVAALDDPDETARARAFLLLLMREWKEPREDSTLMLAALAAREARTRLAAAEALEATAGPSGLAAFLAKTFNDRGEKPAWTIAEGVVDDLAELLVHAAPGLRARSSELLRELENEEQAGWDQAWAIHSERYSAEIAALRRAAESRRPPRPASAPERLRELAFGAYVGLVRERGSSRKKGAEPAVARVRRTALGRLVNLAKADPAVASAALPVLVQVLGDPNAAIRLPAFESLPELGLDPTALAAEALGTGHLDLGVKALEILASGGSAAEGRRVLDEAMLTRRDDLAIEAARLLMANEGVAAVAGRALEGSHEPLRRAAVAWLADESDKNEKAREALRRALGSRHPSVREAAAMALSTRKDATAFDALVEGLRAATEPAAARRFIAALTVLGDPRAASVFLDRVEDDPSGTAPTEELIRAVGDLGRPEIVDRLFALWDREPKRGAAIRQALLSISGHDQAIEDPEEDAPDRRWEETQRPRRDDVLARLLARLAAPGEKGAAAFLPAARWSRSSAVDPVLSGLVAHPDEATRRGAIEAIGWRLRKRTGDPTALVKALASRDPVSQLLAAEGLARIGRPDGLSALLASVELVSDLGLRRRAVLALGELGDERAAELLIKLASDDAHALNEVAAEAIGHLGRSKHAEVVWRLLERLARGYGGVAFQANRGLRWLDTAAGWALLRGRAADPAAPNRWAAIEQLAYNDDPATRELLLRLVREDLTHGESAYDAARRLAGPDALEPDEALIQNPELSFLDVFKKALERVCERSSPATIFAILPRCEDQDARKDLSRAVLSRKELPVAEARKAIDDRDPIVSGLAAHVLGRAGESARDAASAIDSALARWWKAWLERRKAAWRGIDPDDDDSPDRPIVDCLGLVAWAAGRLGVGIETLTSMAKAPGADLDAADLRRSAIEALAASPARKGAVDALEGAAETSTPELRALAAQAVAEDAPEKIASLAEKLLADGSAFGRIARDAGPRLSELLRRAARQGRYQGVALPHLIAGRDLEGLTAVAGDRSLDEGAKLGAVEALAALATEPAEAVLREIGLDDRLDEDLRKAAWRGLRRSKRARTPKTPKTPKPSRAEVRG